The proteins below are encoded in one region of Carettochelys insculpta isolate YL-2023 chromosome 14, ASM3395843v1, whole genome shotgun sequence:
- the VPS4A gene encoding vacuolar protein sorting-associated protein 4A: MTTSTLQKAIDLVTKATEEDKAKNYEEALRLYQHAVEYFLHAIKYEAHSDKAKESIRAKCVQYLDRAEKLKDHLRSRERQSQKPVKESPNDSKGSDSDSEGENPEKKKLQEQLMGAIVMEKPNVRWNDVAGLEGAKEALKEAVILPIKFPHLFTGKRTPWRGILLFGPPGTGKSYLAKAVATEANNSTFFSVSSSDLMSKWLGESEKLVKNLFELARQHKPSIIFIDEVDSLCGSRNENESEAARRIKTEFLVQMQGVGNNNDGTLVLGATNIPWVLDSAIRRRFEKRIYIPLPEEAARAQMFRLHLGNTPHSLTEAHIHELARKTDGYSGADISIIVRDALMQPVRKVQSATHFKKARGPSRTNPSIMVDDLLTPCSPGDPGAIEMTWMEVPGDKLLEPVICMSDMLRSLATTRPTVNADDLLKVKKFSEDFGQEG; encoded by the exons ATGAGGCTCACAGCGACAAGGCGAAGGAGAGCATCCGGGCCAAGTGTGTGCAGTATCTGGACCGGGCGGAGAAGCTGAAGGATCATCTGCGCAGCAGAGAGAGGCAGAGCCAGAAGCCTGTCAAAGAGTCTCCGAATGACAGCAAGGG AAGCGACAGTGACAGCGAGGGCGAGAACCCTGAGAAGAAGAAGCTGCAGGAACAGCTGATGG GCGCCATTGTGATGGAGAAGCCCAACGTGCGATGGAACGACGTGGCGGGCCTGGAGGGCGCCAAGGAGGCTCTGAAGGAGGCTGTCATTTTGCCCATTAAATTCCCACACTTGTTCACAG GTAAACGCACCCCCTGGCGTGGGATCCTGCTGTTCGGGCCCCCGGGCACAGGGAAGTCCTACCTGGCCAAGGCCGTGGCGACTGAGGCCAACAACTCCACCTTCTTCTCCGTGTCGTCCTCAGACCTGATGTCGAAGTGGCTGGGGGAGAGTGAGAA GCTGGTGAAGAACCTCTTTGAGCTGGCGCGGCAGCACAAGCCCTCCATCATCTTCATCGACGAGGTGGACTCGCTGTGTGGCTCCCGCAATGAGAACGAGAGCGAGGCTGCCCGCCGCATCAAGACGGAGTTCCTGGTGCAGATGCAGG GCGTTGGGAACAACAACGACGGCACCTTGGTGCTGGGCGCCACCAACATCCCCTGGGTCTTGGACTCGGCCATTAGGCGAAG GTTCGAGAAGCGCATCTACATCCCGCTGCCGGAGGAGGCGGCCCGCGCCCAGATGTTCCGGCTGCACCTGGGGAACACGCCGCACAGCCTGACGGAGGCCCACATCCACGAGCTGGCCAGGAAGACGGACGGCTACTCAGGAGCCGACATCAGCATCATAGTGCGCGACGCCCTCATGCAGCCTGTGCGCAAGGTGCAGTCGGCCACGCACTTCAAGAAG GCACGAGGCCCCTCGCGAACCAATCCCAGCATAATGGTAGACGACCTCCTGACCCCCTGCTCGCCAGGAGACCCGGGGGCCATTGAGATGACTTGGATGGAGGTTCCTGGGGATAAGCTGCTGGAGCCAGTGATCTGCATG TCGGACATGCTGCGCTCGCTGGCCACCACCCGCCCCACCGTGAACGCCGACGACCTCCTCAAGGTGAAGAAGTTCTCAGAGGACTTTGGCCAGGAAGGTTAA